TGCTTCGCCAGCGCAGGGGGCGCAGCCCGGCTGCGCTGGCTGCGCGCCACGCCAGCCGCCTTGCCAGTGCCTTGCCAGTGCCTTTGTCTCTGGTGTAGTTCTTGCGTGGGGCACTGCGGTATCGGTTTCGTTTTCCCCCGTGGGCTGCCGGTGTGCAGCGCGGGTTTTGTGCAAACCCTCTGAGGTCTTTGACAGGAGTTCCGGCATGACAAACAGTTCAGGCATCGCGGCCCCCATGGCAGGGCATGTGCCCAGTGCAGCGGGCAATCCGCTGGCCAACGAAGATTTGCTACCCACCACCCCCGCGCAGCGCCACTGGGGCTGGAAGGACTTTGCCGCCCTGTGGGTGGGTATGGTGGTTTGTGTGCCCACTTACACCATGGCCAGCTCCATGCTGGACCAGGGCTTTACCTGGCAAATGGCCGTATGGCTGGTGTTCGTGGCCAACTGCATCGTGTTGGTGCCCATGGTGTTGATTGGCCGCGTGGGCCCCAAATATGGCGTGCCGTTTCCGGTGCTGGCGCGGGCTTCGTTTGGTGTGAAGGGCGCCAACTTGCCTGCTGTGTTGCGCGGCCTGGTGGCGTGTGGTTGGTTTTCCATCAACTGCTACTTTGGGGCGCTGGCGCTGCACGGGTTTCTCAACATTCTGGGCATGAACCTCGCAGGCCCTGCCGATGGGCAGACCATCAGCACCTCGCAGTTCATGTGCTTCTTGGCTTTTTGGGCGGTGCACATCTGGTTCATCTGGAAGGGGCCTGAATCCATCCGCATGCTCGAAGTGATTGCCGCGCCGTTGATGATTGGCGCCTCGGTGCTGTTGGTGGTGGTGCTGATGATGAAGGTGCCATCAGGTCAGCTCTTTAACCTGCCTGCCAAGGTGGTCGAGGGTGGGCCCAAGACCTGGGCCGCGCTCACCGGGCTGGTGGGCTTTTGGGCCACGCTGGCGCTCAACATTCCGGACTTCACACGCTTTGCCAAGTCGCAGCGTGAGCAGACTCTGGGCCAGGCGATTGGCCTGCCCATTCCCATGGCGCTGTTCTCCATGGTGGGCGTGATTGGCTTCTCCGCCTCGGCCATCCTGTACGGCAAGGCGCAGCTGTTCCCCGATGGCCTGCTCACGCAGATGGGCAGCGTGGCCGCCGGTATTGGCTTGCTGGTGATTTTGTTGGCCAACCTTACGACCAATGTGGCGGCCAACCTGGTGTCGCCTTCGTATGACTTCAGCCAGTGCGCGCCGTCGAAGATCAGCTTTCGCATGGGCGGCATGATCGCCGCTCTCATCGGCTTGCTGTTCATGCCCTGGAAGCTGCTGGCCACATCGGGCGGCTACCTGTTCACTTGGCTGGGCGGCTACGGCACGCTGCTGGGCGCCATTGCGGGCATCTTGTTGGTGGACTACTACTTGGTGCGAAAGACCGAGTTGAAGGTGGACGACCTGTACCGCCGTGGCGGTGACTACGAATACTCCAACGGCTGGAACCTCCACGCGCTGGTGGCATTTGCCTTGGCGGTGTTGCCCTGCTTGCCAGGCTACCTCGCCGTGTCGGGCGTGATCGACAAGGCTTCGGTGGCCCCGTTGCTCCTGTCGCTGTTTGACTTTGGCTGGTTCTTCAGCCTGGCCGTGGCAGGCACCTATTACTACGTCACAGCCAAGAAGCAATGAGCCGTTTCATTGAACTGCTTGCATTGACTGCTTTACTGCCCACTTAGAAGGAGACCTCCATGACCGAAGCCCTACTGATCCGCGGTGGCACCGTGGTCAATGCAGACCGCGAACAAAAGGCCGATGTGCTGTGCATAGAGGGCCGTGTGGTGGCGGTTGGGGAGGGAGCTGCGGCGCAGGCCCCTGCTGGCACGCAGACGCTGGACGCCGGTGGGCAGTACGTGCTGCCCGGTGGCATCGACCCGCACACGCACATGCAGCTGCCGTTCATGGGTACCGTCACCATGGACGACTTCTTCACTGGCACGGCCGCCGCGCTGGCGGGCGGCACCACCAGCATCATCGACTTCGTGATCCCCGACCCGCAAGAGCCGTTGATGGACGCCTACCGCAAGTGGCGCGGCTGGGCCGAAAAGTCGGCGGCCGACTATTCCTTCCACGTCGCCATCACCTGGTGGAGTGAGCAGGTGCGCACCGACATGGGCACGCTGGTGCAGGAAGAAGGCGTGAACAGCTTCAAGCACTTCATGGCCTACAAGAACGCCATCATGTGCGACGACGAAACCCTGGTGAACAGCTTCAAGCGCGCACTCGAACTCGGGGCCATGCCCACGGTGCATGCCGAAAACGGCGAGCTGGTGTACCTGCTGCAGCAAGAGGTCGCCAAGATGGGCATCACCGGCCCCGAGGGCCACCCGCTCTCGCGCCCGCCCATGGTCGAGGCCGAGGCCGCCAACCGCGCTATCGCGATTGCCGACGTGCTGGGCGTGCCCATCTACGTGGTGCATGTGAGCTGCATGGAATCGGCCGACGCCATTGCCCGCGCCCGTGCGCGCGGCCAGCGGGTGTATGGCGAGGTGCTGGCGGGCCATCTGCTGGTGGACGACAGCGTGTACCGCGACCCCGACTTTGCCAAGGCCGCTGCCTATGTGATGAGCCCACCCTTCCGCCCCAAGGGCCACCAGGAGGCGCTGTGGCGCGGCCTGCAGTCGGGCCAGCTGCACACCACAGCCACGGACCACTGCACCTTTTGTGCCGCGCAAAAGGCCATGGGCAAGGAGAACTTCGCCAAGATACCCAACGGCACGGGCGGCGTGGAAGAGCGCATGGCTGCGCTGTGGGACGGTGGCGTGAACACGGGGCGCCTCACGCCCAGCGAGTTCGTGGCCATCACCTCGGCCAATGCGGCCAAGCTGTTCAACATCTACCCGCGCAAGGGCTTCATTGGCGAAGGCGCCGATGCCGACCTGGTGCTGTGGGACCCCCAAGGCACCAAGACCTTCTCGGCCCAAACCCAGTTCAGCAAGGGTGACTTCAACATCTTTGAAGGCCGCACCGTGCGCGGCATCCCCAGCCACACCATCAGCCAGGGCCGGGTGGTGTTTGCCAATGGCGACCTGCGGGCGGAGCAGGGCAAAGGCCGCTACATCAAGCGCCCGGCGTTTGGCGCCAACTTCCAGGCCGTGCAAAGGCGCGCGCAGGACCTGGCGCCCGCGGCAGTGGCGCGCGGTTGATCCGGGCGCTGCCGCAGGCATCCATCCGATTTGGAGCTTCCCCAATCCGTTCAGCCTGAGCCTGTCGAAGGCCGTCACTGCCCAGGCTTCGACAGGCTCAGCCCGAACGGGTGGTGAGTGAATCAGCATTTCAGACATCCCCTGGAGAACACCATGGACACGAAAGTCAAACCCAACATCGAAAACCTACGCATCAACGGCCAGCGCCTGTGGGATTCGCTCATGGAGCTGGCGCAGATCGGCGCCACGCCCAAAGGCGGCGTGTGCCGCCTGACCCTCACCGACCTCGATAAACAAGGCCGCGACCTCGTCACCCGCTGGGCGCGCGAGGCGGGCATGACCGTCACCATCGACAAGATCGGCAACGGCTTCATGCGCCGCCCTGGCCGCAACAACAATTTGCCGCCCATCATGACCGGCAGCCACATCGACACCCAGCCCACCGGCGGCAAGTTCGACGGCAACTACGGCGTGCTGGCGGGCATTGAGGTGGTGCGCACGCTCAACGACCACGGCATTGAGACCGAAGCCCCCATCGAGGTCGCGTTCTGGACCAACGAAGAAGGCAGCCGCTTTGTGCCCGTGATGATGGGCTCGGGCGTATTTGCCAAAGCCTTCACGCTGGAACATGCCTACGCTGCCACCGACACCGAAGGCAAAACAGTCAAAGGCGAACTCGAGCGCATCGGCTACATCGGCGAGCAAGAACCCGGCGACCACCCCATTGGGGCCTACTTTGAAACCCACATCGAGCAAGGCCCGGTGCTGGAAGACAACGACAAGACCATTGGCGTCGTGGAGGGCGTGCTCGGCATCCGCTGGTTTGACTGCACGGTGACCGGCATGGAAGCCCACGCAGGCCCCACGCCCATGGCGCTGCGCAAGGACGCGATGCTGGCCGCCACCCGCATCATGCAAGACGTGGTGGCCGCTGCCCACCGCCACCCGCCCCATGGGCGCGGCACCGTGGGCATGGTGCAGGTCTTCCCCAACAGCCGCAACGTGATACCGGGCCGGGTCAAGTTCAGCATCGACCTGCGCAACAGCACCGACGCGCTGGTGGATGCCATGGTGGCCGAGGTCAAAGCCTTGGCCGACCAGGTGGCCCAAGAGCATGGCGTACAGGTGCATATTGACCTCGTCTCTAGCTACCCGGCGCAGCAGTTTCATGCCGAATGCGTGGATGCCGTGGGCCGTGCGGCGGCCAAGCTGGGGTACAGCCACATGCCAGCGGTCTCGGGTGCGGGGCACGACGCGGTGTACATGGCCAAGCTGGCACCGTCCGGGATGATCTTCATCCCCTGCAAGGACGGGATCAGCCACAACGAGATAGAGGACGCCAAGCCGGAGCACATTGAGGCGGGGTGCAATGTGCTGCTGCATGCCATGCTGGAGCGGGCTTTGGTTTGATTTTGCTATTGAAAATATAGCTGCTAGCGCTTTGCCTTAAAGCGCTAGCGCCTGTTTTTAATAGAAATTCTGCGGAGGTCGGCCGGACCGGTGTTGGCCGTGAAGGGCGCGTGTGCACCGCTGCGCTGGTCACGCTGTCCAAAGGCTGCAGGGAGTCTTCCTTTGCCTTCGGTCAAAAAGTGCATGGAAAAAAGCGCGGGTTGTGAGAATATGTAAAAGCCTTTGACGGCTTTTTGAGCAGGCCCTTGGCCTCAGGCTTTCTCTCAGCCCTTTTTGCGTACCGAACGCGCTGCTTCTCATGCTTGTTCCCGCTCAAATGCCCAATTCGTCGGGCGCCCTTGTCTTTGTCCAGCCGCTGCGCTGGCGGGTGTGAGGCTATGCCCCGTGGCTTCCTCTAGGCCTTCCGGCAATCCCCCATCGTCGTCCGCCGACGCGCTGAATGTGCCGGACGCTCTGGCGCTGGCTGAGCGGGCCCTGCGCTACGCCGCGCTGGAGTGGCTGTCGCGCCCCGTGTGGGTGTTCGACATCGACCACAAGCGGGTGCATTGGGCCAACACCGCCGCGCTGTCGGTGTGGCAGGCTGCATCGTTGCAAGCGCTGTGTGTGCGGGACATGGGGCGCGACATGTCGGGCTCTGTGGCCCAGCGGCTGGCCCAGTACCAGAGCGACTTTGCCGCCTCGGATGCAAGCTTCAACGAGCAGTGGACGGTGTACCCAGACGGGGTGCCGGTGTCGCTCAATGTGCGCTTCAGCGGCCACTGGCTGCCCGATGGGCGCATGTGCATGCTGTGCGAGGCCGAGCCCGTGGGCAGCGTGGCGCCCGAATCCCTGCGCTCGGTCGAGGCGCTGCTGCACACTGCGGTGATGATCACGTTGTACGGGCAAGACGGCCACGCGTTGTACCGCAACCCGGCGGCGCGCGCCGCCGTGTTCCAGCCCGACGAACGCCTGGAGGACCGCGTGGGCGACCCGGCGGCCTATGCCGCGCTGGCGGCCAGCCTGGCCAGCCGAGGGGTAGGCACCTTGACCTTGTCGGTGCCCACGCCCACTGGGCAGCGCTGGCACGAGCTATCGGCCCGCCAGTGCCGCGACGCAGTGACAGGGCAACACGCCGTGCTGGTGAGCGAAGCGGACATCAGCGCCATCAAGCGCACCGAAGAACGGGCCAACTTCCAGGCGCTGCACGACGCCCTCACCGGGCTGCCCAACCGCACGCACTTCATGCAGCGCTTTGCCTGGGCGGTGTCCGAGGCCCAGGCACAGGGGCAAGAGGTAGCGCTGCTGTTCATTGACCTGGACCATTTCAAGGACGTGAACGACACCCTGGGGCACGCGGCGGGTGACCAGTTGCTGGTGACCATGGCTCAGCGCCTGCGCCACGCCAAGCGCAGCACCGACATGGTGGCGCGCTGGGGTGGCGATGAGTTTTTGGTGCTGGTGATGTCGCCCGACATCCGCAAAGACCTGGCGGCGCTGCACGACCGCATTGCAGCTGCTGTGGCCACGCCGGTGCGCATTGGTGACGTGGACGCCCGCGTGACCCCCAGCGTGGGCGTGGCACTTTACCCGCGCGATGGCGACACCATCGAGATCCTGCTGCGCAATGCCGACCTGGCCATGTACGCCGCCAAGGAGCGGGGACGCGACACCATGGCGTTTTATGACGAGCACATGGCGCAAACCGTGCGCAGCCGCACCGAGCTGGAGGCGGAGCTGCGCCAGGCCCTGGCGCGCCAGGAGTTCGAGGTGTACTACCAGCCGCGCGTGGCAGCGGGCAGCAACGCCATCATGGGGGTCGAAGCACTGGTGCGTTGGAACCACCCGCGCCTGGGGCTGGTGTCGCCCGATCAGTTCATCCCCCTGTGCGAAACCACCGGGCTCATCCGGCAACTGGGGCTGTGGGTGTTTGCCCGCGCTGCGCAGCAGCAGGTGGCGTGGGCGGCGCAGGGGTTTGACATGGTGGTGTCGGTCAACCTGTCGGCCCGCCAGTTCATGCACCCCGAGCTGCTGGCCGACCTGACCCGGGCGCTGCAGCAAGCGGGCGCAGACCCCACGCGGCTGGAGGTGGAGATCACCGAATCCATGCTCCTGGGGCACGACCCACGGCAGCTGGCGGTGCTGCAGTCCATGGCCGCGTTGGGGCTGTCGATTGCGCTCGATGACTTTGGCACGGGTTACTCCAACCTGGCCTACCTGCAGCGCTTTCCCATCCACACCCTCAAGATCGACAAGACCTTCATCCAGGGCTCGGACGCCAACCGCTCGCTGGCCGAGTTGATCGTGTCGCTGTGCCAGCTGATGAAGCTCACGGCCGTGGCCGAAGGGGTGGAGACACAGGAGCAACTGGACTGGGTGGTGGCGCAGGGCATTGCGCAGTACCAGGGCTACCTGTATGCCCGGCCTTTGCCGGTGGAGCAGTTCACGGCCCGCCTTCACGGCTGCGCACCGACGGCCGAGTAGCCATTCACCCACTTTTGCGTGTGGGCGCTGCGTTTATGCCACAGGGTGTGGAGGTAAGTGCTTGCATATCACAACAGCGTGACATCTCGGTGTATCGTCTGGTTACCTTTTCACCTCCTTTGAGATCACGCAAGCATGAAGCTGAAAACCCGAATCCTGTGGCTGTGCGCCGCCACCCTGCTGGGCCTGGTGGTGTTGTCGGCCGTGGCGCTCACCACGCTGTACCAGTCGATGATGAAAGAGCGCACCGCGCAGCTGTCCAACCTGGTGGTGCTGGCCCATGCGGCCGCGCAAAAGGCCCATGACAAGGAAAAAAGTGGGGCCTTGTCGCGCGAAGACGCTATCAAGGAAGCGGCCCGCATCATTGGTAGCTTTGTGGACAAGGACAAGTACTTTTTTGTGCGTGGCTACAGCAACGATGTGAACTACGTCCACCCCAACCCCAAGCGCATCGGCATCGTCGATGAAAAGGGGGGGAAGGAAGCCGGTGTGCGTTACCGCGCGGCACTGCAGGGTGTCACCATCGGAACCGTCACGGCGCCTGGCACCCGCCCTGGCGCCAAGGAGCCGGTCGACAAGCTCTACGCCATCATCAAGTTCGAGCCCTGGGACTGGATCATCGGCTTTGGCGACTATGTGGACGACATCGAAAATGCCTTCTGGCGCAACACGGCCATCTTGCTGTCGATTGGCGCGGTGCTGATGCTGGTGATCGCCCTGATGGCCTGGCAAATGCTGCGCACCCTGGTGCACCAATTGGGTGGCGAGCCGCAGTACGCCGCCGACGTGGTCACGCAGATCGCCGAGGGCAACCTGGCAGTGGATGTGCAGACGCTGCCGGGCGACACCACCAGCATCCTGCATGCCATTCGCGCTATGCGCGACAACCTGGCCCACCTGGTGCGCCAGGTGCGCGACAGCACCGACTCCATCACCACGGCATCGTCCGAAATCGCCTCAGGCAATGGCGACCTGTCAGCCCGCACCGAATCGCAGGCCAGCGCGCTGCAGGAGACCGCCGCGTCCATGGAGCAGCTGACTTCGACCGTGCAGCAAAACGCCGCCAATGCGCGCCGTGCCGACGAGCTGGCGCGTGCCGCCTCAGACATGGCGGTGCGCGGGGGCGAGGTGGTGCATGAAGTGGTGGGCACCATGAGTTCCATCAACCAGTCCTCGCGCAAGATCGTGGACATCATCAGCGTGATCGATGGCATCGCCTTCCAGACCAACATCCTGGCGCTGAACGCTGCCGTGGAAGCCGCCCGTGCAGGCGAGCAAGGCCGTGGCTTTGCTGTGGTGGCCAGCGAGGTGCGGGGCCTGGCCCAGCGCAGCGCAGCCGCGGCCAAAGAGATCAAGGCCCTCATCGACGACTCGGTGGCCAAGGTGGGATTGGGCACGGAGCTGGTGGAGCGCGCCGGCACCACCATGGGCGAGGTGGTGACTGGCGTTCAGAGTGTGACGGCGATGGTGGGCCAGATCAGTGCCGCCAGCAGCGAGCAAAGCGCTGGCATCGCTCAGGTGAATCAGGCCGTCGCCCAGATGGACCAGAACACCCAGCAGAACGCGGCTTTGGTAGAGGAAGCGCTGGCTGCCGCCCAGTCTCTCAGCCACCAGGCCGTGGCCTTGTCGCAAACGGTGGGCAAGTTCCGCGTGGGGTGAGTGAGCACCCCTGAGAGCCTGTTTACGATCTCCCAGGGGTCGCGCAGCGGTCTTTGCGGGATGGGATGCAAGGCGCGGTGCGCAGTGGATAGCCCGGCTATCCACAAGCGCCGCCACGCCGCAGACCGCCCGCAAAGGCCACTGCCCGAAGGGTTGGAGCGAAATCGGGTGATTGGACGCCCCAGCTGCTCGCATGGGCATGAGCCCATGCGGCGCATCCGACGCATCCACTCATCCCGATTGCGCGCCAACGCGATCCCCTGCGAGATCGTAAACAGGCTCTAAGTCGCTTCGCGCCTTCCCCCTCTCTGACATTGCTGCGCAATGCGGAGGGGGACGCCCCTGGTGCGGCGGGGCGGCCCTTGCACGGGGGCACCGGTCTGGGGCCGCGTCCGTTTTAGCCGCTAAGCCCGTTTCGTACTGCTGAGCTTTTCGCTGGACATCAATGCGCCTGTCAGTCCCAAAAAGTGGTCCAGCATGTGGAAGTGGTCTTCAAAGAACTCCTCCTCCATGCCCGCCAGCTGGTCGATACGTGTCCACTGCACCAGCGCGGCATCGTCATCGGCCTGCACCACCGGAAACGGCGCATCCCCCAGGTCAAAGTAGTGCGCATGCGTCAGCGTGCGCCCGCGCTGGCTGCGGTCGGGGTGGTCGAATACGGCCACCGATTGCAAGGCGGCCTGCATGGTGGCCTCGGGCAGGTGGCAGTGGGTCTCTTCCACCAGCTCGCGCAGGCACGACTGCCACACGGTTTCGCGCTGTTCGATGAAGCCGCCGGGTACTGCCAGCTGCCCTTTGCCGGGGGCGTGGGCGCGGCGGATCAGCAGCACGTGGTTTTGGCAACGCAGCACGGCGTCCACGGTGACGAACACGGGCGGGTAAGGCGCTTTGGACCAGGCTTCGCGGTAGCCGCGCAACATGCGCCACTCTTGCTGCAGCGCCGTGTAGTGTGGGGTCTGGGCCAGGGCCTGCAACTGCGCCAGCGTGCTGGCCGGGATGTCTGCATCCAGTGGCGACAGTGCTTCGCCCACGGTGTCTGC
This Acidovorax sp. 106 DNA region includes the following protein-coding sequences:
- the hydA gene encoding dihydropyrimidinase, yielding MTEALLIRGGTVVNADREQKADVLCIEGRVVAVGEGAAAQAPAGTQTLDAGGQYVLPGGIDPHTHMQLPFMGTVTMDDFFTGTAAALAGGTTSIIDFVIPDPQEPLMDAYRKWRGWAEKSAADYSFHVAITWWSEQVRTDMGTLVQEEGVNSFKHFMAYKNAIMCDDETLVNSFKRALELGAMPTVHAENGELVYLLQQEVAKMGITGPEGHPLSRPPMVEAEAANRAIAIADVLGVPIYVVHVSCMESADAIARARARGQRVYGEVLAGHLLVDDSVYRDPDFAKAAAYVMSPPFRPKGHQEALWRGLQSGQLHTTATDHCTFCAAQKAMGKENFAKIPNGTGGVEERMAALWDGGVNTGRLTPSEFVAITSANAAKLFNIYPRKGFIGEGADADLVLWDPQGTKTFSAQTQFSKGDFNIFEGRTVRGIPSHTISQGRVVFANGDLRAEQGKGRYIKRPAFGANFQAVQRRAQDLAPAAVARG
- a CDS encoding methyl-accepting chemotaxis protein, whose amino-acid sequence is MKLKTRILWLCAATLLGLVVLSAVALTTLYQSMMKERTAQLSNLVVLAHAAAQKAHDKEKSGALSREDAIKEAARIIGSFVDKDKYFFVRGYSNDVNYVHPNPKRIGIVDEKGGKEAGVRYRAALQGVTIGTVTAPGTRPGAKEPVDKLYAIIKFEPWDWIIGFGDYVDDIENAFWRNTAILLSIGAVLMLVIALMAWQMLRTLVHQLGGEPQYAADVVTQIAEGNLAVDVQTLPGDTTSILHAIRAMRDNLAHLVRQVRDSTDSITTASSEIASGNGDLSARTESQASALQETAASMEQLTSTVQQNAANARRADELARAASDMAVRGGEVVHEVVGTMSSINQSSRKIVDIISVIDGIAFQTNILALNAAVEAARAGEQGRGFAVVASEVRGLAQRSAAAAKEIKALIDDSVAKVGLGTELVERAGTTMGEVVTGVQSVTAMVGQISAASSEQSAGIAQVNQAVAQMDQNTQQNAALVEEALAAAQSLSHQAVALSQTVGKFRVG
- a CDS encoding bifunctional nicotinamide-nucleotide adenylyltransferase/Nudix hydroxylase; this translates as MHDTALLIGRFEPVHSGHLALLQEALRQAPQVIVVVGSAWQARSPKNPFTWQERQAMLLGTLPEADRARVQVLPVRDYYNEAVWVQAVRAGVAERTQPGAHIALVGHFKDATSSYLRAFPGWSLIDLPRQGSMDATTIRDAYFGATADTVGEALSPLDADIPASTLAQLQALAQTPHYTALQQEWRMLRGYREAWSKAPYPPVFVTVDAVLRCQNHVLLIRRAHAPGKGQLAVPGGFIEQRETVWQSCLRELVEETHCHLPEATMQAALQSVAVFDHPDRSQRGRTLTHAHYFDLGDAPFPVVQADDDAALVQWTRIDQLAGMEEEFFEDHFHMLDHFLGLTGALMSSEKLSSTKRA
- a CDS encoding Zn-dependent hydrolase; amino-acid sequence: MDTKVKPNIENLRINGQRLWDSLMELAQIGATPKGGVCRLTLTDLDKQGRDLVTRWAREAGMTVTIDKIGNGFMRRPGRNNNLPPIMTGSHIDTQPTGGKFDGNYGVLAGIEVVRTLNDHGIETEAPIEVAFWTNEEGSRFVPVMMGSGVFAKAFTLEHAYAATDTEGKTVKGELERIGYIGEQEPGDHPIGAYFETHIEQGPVLEDNDKTIGVVEGVLGIRWFDCTVTGMEAHAGPTPMALRKDAMLAATRIMQDVVAAAHRHPPHGRGTVGMVQVFPNSRNVIPGRVKFSIDLRNSTDALVDAMVAEVKALADQVAQEHGVQVHIDLVSSYPAQQFHAECVDAVGRAAAKLGYSHMPAVSGAGHDAVYMAKLAPSGMIFIPCKDGISHNEIEDAKPEHIEAGCNVLLHAMLERALV
- a CDS encoding NCS1 family nucleobase:cation symporter-1, translating into MTNSSGIAAPMAGHVPSAAGNPLANEDLLPTTPAQRHWGWKDFAALWVGMVVCVPTYTMASSMLDQGFTWQMAVWLVFVANCIVLVPMVLIGRVGPKYGVPFPVLARASFGVKGANLPAVLRGLVACGWFSINCYFGALALHGFLNILGMNLAGPADGQTISTSQFMCFLAFWAVHIWFIWKGPESIRMLEVIAAPLMIGASVLLVVVLMMKVPSGQLFNLPAKVVEGGPKTWAALTGLVGFWATLALNIPDFTRFAKSQREQTLGQAIGLPIPMALFSMVGVIGFSASAILYGKAQLFPDGLLTQMGSVAAGIGLLVILLANLTTNVAANLVSPSYDFSQCAPSKISFRMGGMIAALIGLLFMPWKLLATSGGYLFTWLGGYGTLLGAIAGILLVDYYLVRKTELKVDDLYRRGGDYEYSNGWNLHALVAFALAVLPCLPGYLAVSGVIDKASVAPLLLSLFDFGWFFSLAVAGTYYYVTAKKQ
- a CDS encoding bifunctional diguanylate cyclase/phosphodiesterase gives rise to the protein MASSRPSGNPPSSSADALNVPDALALAERALRYAALEWLSRPVWVFDIDHKRVHWANTAALSVWQAASLQALCVRDMGRDMSGSVAQRLAQYQSDFAASDASFNEQWTVYPDGVPVSLNVRFSGHWLPDGRMCMLCEAEPVGSVAPESLRSVEALLHTAVMITLYGQDGHALYRNPAARAAVFQPDERLEDRVGDPAAYAALAASLASRGVGTLTLSVPTPTGQRWHELSARQCRDAVTGQHAVLVSEADISAIKRTEERANFQALHDALTGLPNRTHFMQRFAWAVSEAQAQGQEVALLFIDLDHFKDVNDTLGHAAGDQLLVTMAQRLRHAKRSTDMVARWGGDEFLVLVMSPDIRKDLAALHDRIAAAVATPVRIGDVDARVTPSVGVALYPRDGDTIEILLRNADLAMYAAKERGRDTMAFYDEHMAQTVRSRTELEAELRQALARQEFEVYYQPRVAAGSNAIMGVEALVRWNHPRLGLVSPDQFIPLCETTGLIRQLGLWVFARAAQQQVAWAAQGFDMVVSVNLSARQFMHPELLADLTRALQQAGADPTRLEVEITESMLLGHDPRQLAVLQSMAALGLSIALDDFGTGYSNLAYLQRFPIHTLKIDKTFIQGSDANRSLAELIVSLCQLMKLTAVAEGVETQEQLDWVVAQGIAQYQGYLYARPLPVEQFTARLHGCAPTAE